Genomic window (Mustela erminea isolate mMusErm1 chromosome X, mMusErm1.Pri, whole genome shotgun sequence):
TCCTTGAACCGCAGCCGGGTCCTCGGACCTCGGACCTCGGACCTCGGACCTCGACCCTCGACCCTCGATCCTCGATCCTCGACCCTCGACCCTCGACTCTCGACCCTCGACCCTCGACTCTCGACTCTCGACCCTCGATCCTCAACCCTCGACCCTCGATCCTCGATCCTCGATCCTCGATCCTCAGGACCAGTGAGTGCCTGGACGGCGGTTGGTACAGGGGGCGTGTCTCGGCCGAGGCCCCGCCTCCCGCATGCGCGCTGTGCCAGCCAATCAGCGACGCTCCCGCCTAGGCGTGGCTGGCTGCCGCCTCTCCCTCACGACGCCCTTGGAGGAGCTTCGCCGAGGACGTGGTGTGGAGGTCGTTGTGCGACGGGAGGCATggcgggagggacagagagagacagaggacgGGGGTGGGGCATAGGGACCCTCAGGGAGGCCCCGGCGTGTAGGGAGGCGGACCCGGGGGCACTGTGTggccgtgggggggggggtctcctcaGACGGGAGGGGACCAGGGTgtggggcggcggcggccgggctCACCTCTGACGTGATGTCCCCATGAGGTCCTCTGGGACTCCGACAGGACACGACGAGGCCCCTGAGGGCCGGGCTGGCAGGGCCGGCCGGGCGGGGTCCCCACTTCCTGGGAGGGTCACAGCTGGTGAGGAGGGGCCGtctgcctctggccctcctgcCTGGCCGACCCGGCAGGACAGTTTGGTCTCCTGAGGTCGTCCTGGGGTCCAGATGGAGCGTCCAGgaggccccccctcccccaccaccactagACCTGACCGTCCCCGGACGGGGGCAGAACGGTTTATTCCCCATCCATTCCAAGGGGACCCTTGTTTTTGTCCCGGCCACGGTTGGGCCTCCAGGCCAGCACATGGTCCCGCGGGCCCCGAACGGGGTGGGGATGGCTTCTGTCCCAACGCAGGAGCAAGAATGTGGCGCAAGGTCCTGACAGTCAGAGAGATGTCCCGGGTCGGGTCGCGTGCCTTGGGTCGGGggcgagcagggagccaggagcgCAGAGGAgtcgggggggtgggaggggtgagggggtggggaacgGGAAGGCAGGGGAAAGGGGTCCGCCGGCCGCGTCGTCTTTGCCCCGTCCTGGTCCAACAAGAGACATGAGGACACACACCCTCTGATCTGCGCAGGGGACCCTTGCCTGGCATCGCTCCCTGACCGTGTCCCCATTTCTTTAACACGTATTTGCGCTCACAAGGTGCGGGAGAGCTCGGAAGACACCTCGGAATGCCGCCGGCTGGGAGGAAGCGCCTGGGGAGAGCTGCGAAGGCCCCCGTGGAGGCTCAGGGTATGGCAGCCTATGACTTTGGGAGACAAGAGAGAAGACAGCTGAGCGGGCCAGAGGTGCAAGGTACTGTCTGTCTGACACCTTTGCAGAGATGGCGCGTGTAGATACTGCACACGCGGCAGGTCACTGCTTCGGAGTCCTCAGCGTTGCAAACAGTAAATTCCTcgcgcgtgcgtgcgtgcatgcgtgcatgcctgtgtgtgtgtgtgtgtgtgtgtgtgtttgcacgcgCACGCGTATGTAAAAAGCAGTTGCAGGTACCAGAGGCTGCCCCCTTGATCCTCCTGTCCCAGACCAGGATATTACAGAGGCTTAGATAGCAGCTCTTCtgctccaccacccccccccccgccccgcccccggcagtCCTTCTTTCCAAAATATCTCACACCTGCTGGGTGATGTACTCTGGCATTAACCTTGAAAGACTCGTAACGCTGTCTCCGTCGCGTGGTCCTGGTCCCTGATCTACTTGCATCGGACCTCGCAAGGGCATGCTGCCTTTCCTATGGCTGCCTTAAAAACCTTGTGTTTGCAAGAGGGAGGCCTGAAGCACTCCACAGTTGAGGATATTGCTCCCTGACAACTGACCCCCAAAGGCCACactttgttgtttcttcttctgttttgtttttttaaatttaagttcagtTAGCCAATGTAGTACACCGTTGGTTTGTGATATAACGTTCATCAGCGATTCTTCTGTTGCCTACAACACCCGGCGCTCATCGCATCacgcgccctccttaatgcccaccagcatacttcattttcaaatgttttccacttttatttcaaCGCAGGAAACAATCCAGTAACTGATAACTACTGGGGAAGAAGTCCTCCAGCAGGATCATTTCTGGCAGATGTTGGGTAACGTGTTTAAAGCATTTTTCACTTGACTCATAAGGTACTTTAAGAATAATAAAGTTGGCTCAGGTAACAAGTACTGTATGTGAAGCACCTGGCATGATGTATTTCATCCAGAAAACAAGCATGCTGTTTTAGGTACCCTTAATTAAATACCTAATGTCATTTCTTTACAGGAATGAATTACAGAATATGTTGGAAAGATTTGAAGGTATGATTTAGGAGCTATTTCAACACAAGTAAATTGTTTTGAGCCATAATACATAGTGACGGGAAATGTTTTCAATGGAGTACAACACTGACATTTCATACCTTGTTCTCAGACACAGGATTTTCCCTAAGTATTTAGTGTGATTTGGCTTCATAGATTTCCTTAGTTGTCCGTTTTATCATGGATGTGTAGAGAATGGGACTGCCAGTGGTGAGTTAAGAGTGATGCTTTTATTTTACACATGGGTACATTTGATGGACTGTGGGGCTCTTAGAAAACATTGCACAAAATAATCTCTCTTCCACTTTGTGTCCCAGAGGAGGTGACAGGtcagtttttaaatatcaatttttaattttctcattgtagtcattttccttgacttttttctatttattttctttggtgcAGAAGTTTAAATCGAACCCTGTTGAGTAAGTCTCTGTCATGTTGTTTACACTAATTGTGCAATGGAAAACTAAAGACCACTTTGCCAGCATGCTACTAATATGTGATCAGAAACGAATAGACCTAAAAGTTTCCAATCGTTCTGTCAGATGTCCCTTAAACACTAACTGGGTTACAGGGCAAGACTCTTAGTAAAGAGTCCGAGTCAATATTTGAGTCCTCTGTATGGATCAATCATACAAGCAGGTATGTATTGAAAGCTTTGCTCTACTTGGTGGTGGCAAAGTACTGATTATTACACGTGGCAAACTGGATATAGAAAATAGTTGTAGAACAGCATGCCTTTTCATGATCCCTGGAAAATAGCTATTGATGGCAGATCCATAACATACAATCAAATGCCCAGGAAAGCGTTTTTGAAGTATTAAAAATTTCACTAATTGcaaagctgctttttaaaaatgatgtaagaAAAACTCCATTTGTTTACTAAAAACATATTTAGGAAGTGTTTTCATTCCGAATAAATTCTTCTAGTTCCTTAAACTCTCCATGGTCATTTGTCTTTAACTCAAATATAGTTAAACCTCATTGgctaaatgaaaacacacacacacacacacacacacacacacacacagacacacacacacacacccttttttcattatttatttgtatcccttttggacactttttttttccttttggacacttttaaaatagaatgataaagtgtgttttatatattaaattctaACGAGAATCCATCTCAGTGAGTCCTTTCATTTGAaggatattttatacatttattaaagacTAGCCTCTACAACTGTCttttcaagagaaaattaaagactGTCATCGAggaaccaccccacccccccattttttttttacacattttggaAGATAGTAACTTTTGTTTATTAGCTCTTTTTCCAGGATAAGTTAAATAAAGGGTGTGTGcaggcaaaaaaatatatataaatgaattggAATTCAGATACGAGTAACTGAAAgatttcacaggaaaaaaaaccatCTTGAATAATGATGAATTCATCTTGAAGATGAATAATCTTGATTTTTGATGtgaggcctttaaaaaaaaaaaacactaattgtCTTTCCAATGCTGCTGATCCAATATTGCCTGTGTTGTCTTGAATAAACTGCAAAGAATAGCTTTCAGCATCAAATGTTAATAATTACGTATGCTTAATATAGGTGACACTAAAAGGATTTTttatgcaaagagaaaaagatgcaTGATGGATACCAGAGCTTCTGTCAAAAGCATTAACCAGAAAATTGAGCGTGTTTGGAAGACCCAGGAAGAGCAAAGGTAATGTTGTTGGGTTTTGGAACCAGAAGCTGTGTGTCATTTCTTAGTATTTGTGATGACCAGTTAATTCAGTATAATACTGTTATCCTCTATCTTTTGGAGTCTCTGTTGAAAAATACGTCCGGCTTGATTTTTATCTAAGCAAACAGTTCCTTTAGTCCTATGAGTTCACACCATAACTGAAAAGAGATGTATTATCTAGAGGTCAATAAAGATAACccctatttttctcctttcaaattATAATGGGGCTTTCTTAGCGTAAGAAAAAATTGCATTCATTCTTGGAGTATGCGAGCTGAATAAGAGACAAATGTCTTGTGAGAGTTAGCTGTATTCAATTATGTAGAAAAGATCAATCTTAtatttgagtaatttttaaatgtatccctATTGGGTTCACTGTTCTTTTGTACAAAATCTTTACTGTTTTgaagacaaaccgtaagagactcttagtgacagaaaacaaactgagggttgctgaagggaaggTGGGTaaggagatggggtaactgggtgacaggcattaaggagggcatgtgatgtagtgagctctgggtgttctgtaagactgatgaatcactgacctctacctctgaaactaattatacactgtatgttaattgattgaatttaagtaaaattaaaaattaaaaaaaaaatctttattgtgCCGCAGTGGGGGAGAAAGTGAAATGTTACTGTTTGGGAAACTTGTATTACATAAGTGACTATGACACCCTCATTGAATCTATTTATCATTCCACAGCCTATATGTTATTCAGCaggtgaatgaaaatgaaaaaagtaaaagtaaaaacaaaaccccttgtAGATAAAATGCAGTTTTGGGGAACATTTATAATGCAATAAATCTTCCTTGGTTTTCAAGAGCTAAGTCATATGGGATAGCATCCCTCTTAGACAGTTAGGAGTGAGTGAGGGTTAGCAATGGGAATAAGCCATCCACTTCATTTTGCTGTTTTCCATCAGAAAATGTCAGCTGTGATCGCCCCCTTCTCCCTTTATAGTATAATTTATGTTCAGTCAATTTGGTTTTGAGtgggtttacttttttcttaacgATACAAAGTATGACACTTACTCATAACTGTGTTTTACAGGCAGAAGCTTTATCACGAATACTGTCAGCAGTTTCTAACTTTGTTTCAAGAGTGGGATACAGATGTGCAGAAAaccaaggaggaagaagaaaaactagcTGTTGGTATCGGGCTTAGCTTTATAATTAATCTATAGTAACCAAGTCTCGAGTAGGAGTGGTGAGCCGAGCCACATCTTTAGACCCATAGATTTGAGCCAGAGTCCTGTTTCCATTGCTGGCTGTGTGGCTGGGCCCCGATCtcagagaaatcagaaaagtaTAGGCGCACATCCTACTCACAGTAGCCCTTggtctttatttcctctcttggTTGGGGTTCCTGCAGTTCCAAGTGACAGACATTTGCCAAAGTACAAAAGAGGGATGCCCTTGGTTTATCTGAAGGTGTCAAAGGGAGTTTTGCACCAGGTATCGCTGAATGAGTCTGGGTAAATGTTGCTTGGGCAGTGCTGTCTGGGGCTCTGTCTCCGTCTCCCGATAGGCCCTCTCCATGGGGTCAAGCATGACAGCATCTTACAATCCTAGATTCACCACCAGGTTAGTAACCCCAGTGTACCGAGATAGCCTTTCTCCACAGGTTTGGCAGAAAAGTCCCCCAGACTGCCATCGGTAACCTAGTTTTAGTCATTTGCTCGTTCCTGAACGGGTCATTGAGCTCAGGGCATGGTTCCCTTTTAATGGACTGGCCTGTATCACATTTAGGAGTAAGGATGGTGGGGGAGATGTTGCTTTTTGAGGGCAAAGGAGAAGTCCTGGAATTGTTCCCTGAGAGTGGACCAGTGACTGGACAACGGAAATACCATCGCCAACCAACATTCTCATCCAGGTTGGGTTGGGTGTCATAGCAATCATAAATTTACATGAGACTAATACTCATGGTTGTGGCTGCACCTGAGAAGCTGGAGAGCTGGATTTTCCAGGGTTGGGCTGACGTTAGCTGTGTACCTCAACAGAGTGAGAAGGGGGCAAGGTATATAAGCAAAGGTATAGGTATGACCGTTGACCATAGATTGATCTGGAAAGGGTGAAAATGAGGACAGAGGGTGGAGACAGGGGACGGTGAAAGGTGTTCATTCAATGGATGTCAGATTCTGCCAGGGCACTGAGCTGTAATAGGAAAGGGAGAGTCGGCCACAAACACAGGGAGGTAGAGGTGGAATGTTGTGGAAAATGGGCAAAGAGCGTAGTCCAGTGGTCAAGAGCCTGGACACTGGGACAGTGATTTTTGGGATCCAGTTCTGATTTTTCTAAATGCTAGCTGTGAAACCAGGGACAAACTGCTttcctctgaacctcagtttcctcgtctacAAAAGGGAGCATAATAAGAGTActtacaggttttttgtttgttttgttttttgtttgtctgtttttaggaTTTAAGTAAGCTCCTCTATAATAAGCTTATTTGAAATGGTTCAGACCAGTTTCTGTACATAGTTCCTCTGTAAGTCTTTGCCATTCATAAAATCATGTAGGTGTTTCAGTTATCGGGCTGACAAAAATCCAAGGTATGACTCTGCAAGTGAGCGGCTAAGTAGGGATATAACAAGTTCACTGGTGGAGGAATAGGCAGATCATGGAAGGGTTATTGGGGGGATCATGCATGTGGATtttaaaatcaacaagaataagATATATGAGTTGAATATTGTTAAGAAAGGAAATTTCCTACTTAGTGACCAGCAGATAAGACTATTGTGGTGTTTTTCTATGTTACCGGTAAACACAAATGATGTAAACTCAGTCATAATATTTGATAAAAGagaagatactaaaaaaatatttatttaaaaactactcCAGTTGaatctagatttttttgttgtgaGATTTTAAATTTCACCAGAATGGCCatcacagctttttttttcttttatatttgtagaATATATTTCGACAGCAACAAAAGGTTTTACAACGCTCTAGAATTGTTCAGAGCCAGAGAATGCAAGCAATTAAAGAGTTGTATGAGCAATTCTTAAAGGTCTGCTGAATTTTGTAACACAATGTCTTctcataaaatgtaatatatatatatatatatatatatatatatatatatatatggaagtagaaaataattgtttttctttcttaatacatGTCAAAAACATTTTGGTTATGCCTTTGAAATCAATTAAAATCAATTAggcattttccattttgaattcattgtTCTGATTTAACATAAATGCTAAATGTACTTTTACTTTTCAGATTCATTAATGGTTTTGTGGCTGTTACTCAAGACAGGGAATGCTAGATTGGGAATTTTGCCAAGAAATATGCATATCGTGCATGAGACCTATCCTTTATTAACAACTTAATCATGGTTATTTTTTCCAGAGTCAGTCTTTCTTAGGAGAGTAGTGATGACTTTGTAGCTTGAAAGTAGGAAGACTTTAAATCACTTCTCGATGTCATTTAGTTTCCTTTGTGCTGCTGATGTTTCTTAAACAGCAAGTagccaattttattttcagttgcaTTTTGTTAAGTATTTCATGGCATATTTGCTTCCAGAGTTATCAGCGTGACTAAGAGTGGCTTCATATGCCAACTTGTAATTGCAAGAGACAGCacagagaatgaaagaatgaaaatgagagtgaaaaaaGCCTGAGTAAGGCTATCAGCTTGTGAATTGAGATTACCTTCAGTCGTATTTCCACACTAGCGAATCCTCCTCAGTGACACAGACCTCTTCTTCACACAGCCGTACACTCATTTGGGAGTGGATGGAATCCTGTCCATCCCCCTTCTGTTTTTGGTCAGGGTACCCTTGTCATTGTCATTGTTTCTAATGTCCTAAAGATACCTAATGCGAGACGACCCACCTaccctcttttattcttttgcatgtggacatAAAGTTTTCCCAGCTTCATTCATTGAAGACactatcttttcctcattttgtatCCTTGGCCCCCACGTCAAAAATCAGCTGACTGTATatgtgagagtttatttctgggctcactgttctgttccattggcctaTACATCTGTCTTTATGCTAGTACCAAGCTGTTCTTATTACTGTagctttagaatatatttttcacatCAGGAGGTGTGATGGCTCCagcttgttgttgttgtccttTCTTGGAATCGCTTTGGCTATTCACGGTCTTTTGTGGATCCACGTGAATTGTAGGGTTGCTTTGTAGAAGCATTTCTGTAGAAAAATAGCATTGGGGTTTTGATGGGGATAACACTGAATCCGTATGTTGCTTTGTGTGGTATggacatttgaacaatattaagtcttcctgtccatgagcatgggataatCATTCCACTTATGtgtgttgtctttaatttctttcatcagtgctttgtagttttcagccGACGAGTCTATCACCTCTTTGGTAAAGCATTTTTCCTTAAGTATCTTACTCTTTTTGATGcggttgtaaatgggattgttttcttaatttcacttctggggaactcattgttagtgtgtagaaatacaGCTGACATTTGTGTGTTGGTTTGATAACTTGCggctttgctgaattcatttattagttctaacggGGATTTTTGCATGTGTGGAATCCTTGGGGTTTCCTACATATAAGATCATgctacctggggcacctgggttgttcagtgggttaaagcctctgccttcggctcaggtcatggtctcagggtcctgggatcgagccccacatcaggctatctgctcagtggggagcctgcttcctcctctccctctgcctgcctctctgcctacttgtgatctctgtctgtcaaataaataaataaaaatctttaaaaaaaatcatgctacCTGTGAGCAAAGATAAGTTCGCTTCTTCCTTTCCAGGTTGTatgccttctgtttccttttactgCCAAAATGCTCCAGCTAGGCCCCCTGGTACCTATGTTGAGTAGGAGTAGTGAGGTTGGGCAACCTCGTCTTCTTACTCCTGAttgtagaggaaaagctttcagtttttcaccactgagtacgttagctgtgggcttgtcataaaGCTGTGGGCTTTAGTATGGTGAGATGCATTCCTCCTGTacctagtttgttgagagtttttatcgtGAAAGAgcgttgaattttgtcagataatttttctgtgacttttgagatgatcatgtaaTTTGTTCTTAAAAGAATCTTGTTCAAATACGTGGTGAAATGTCTCTCTTCTAAACTAACTGGAATGTTTAAGAACTAgtgatataatttcaaaataagtatTCTTTAAAGAATCTTAGGATTGAACATATACTAAATAGTAATATTAAAATTGTTTCCAAGCGGAGAGTGTGTTGTTCTAATGCTCTGTGAAGACCATTTATTGGGTGGCATGGAGGTTTCGTAAActaacagaaattatttcttctcaATGTTATTGCCCAGTGTAACCACTTAGGGTTGGAAATTTACCGTTTTCCTTGACTCCTGTGGTTCCTTATCCTTCCCCTCCAGTTACTGTTGGGCTGTGTGGTACTTAACCTCTGCAGTggtactttaaattcttttttcgaATTCCCACTGCTGCAGCCCTAGCTGAGGACCTCATTGTCCCTTGCTTCTACTATTAAACACTCATGTGATCTCTCCATCCTCCCTAGGTCTGCGGGTATTATCTTCCTACGAGGTAGTTCTCCCCTCTTGAAAGCCTGTCAGCAGGTTCCCCCTTGTAAACTCTTAGATATTCAAAGATTCACCATGACATGATGccctttttagttttatttgctACATTCTGTCTTTATTCCCACCCTTCCCGATAACTGCTTCGTCTAAACTATTACTTCTATGCTCCATTTATGTCCTTCCCCTGGAAatgtttttaacttctctttcttcacctATTGAAATCTTACTCTTTTGCCAACGAGGTCAGCATTAATCTCCTTTTTCTGCTGTGCAGCCGCAACAAATTGTGCTTCTATAACTATCATAAGATTTTTGTATCATTTCTGTTTACATTTGCTCTTGGCCCTCGAATATGAGAGAGattgtgtattcatttttaaattcctccACAGCACTCAACATGGTACTTTCTACATGGTACACACTATTTCAgcacttgttgaatgaatagcaaaatataaaaagtggGTTGTGTCTTTCATAAGTTGTAGAGGACACATCACAGGTCATTTTATTCCCCTGAAGGAAATCATGTTATGTTGACTATTACTGATAATAAACGTGTCATTACCTGACGTTAGAAAGCTCATTACTGGATTTCAAAAACAGCGATTGTTGATAGGGACTCCCACTCCTTTTCTATTTTGGAGTCTATTTTGAGCTTGACCTTAGCTGCTAGACATTAACCCATTGTTTTGAGCAAAGCGTACTGTAGTTGTGTCTCCTAAAATAAgagtattttggggcacctgggtggctcagtcagttaagcgcccaaCCTTTGAGCTCAGCTCGGGTCTtcctctcagggttgtgagttcaaaccccatgatggagcccacttaaaataataataattaataataatgatgatgatgatgatgatgattcttCTTATTATTCACTCGAAtctaatatttagaatatttcttaGTGAATGTTTTGGTCTTACCTGTgtgatttagaattttatttcaaataagatAATGGACATCactggaatattaaaaaatgtagtaCTTTTGAAATTTAGTTTTGCATGTTTTgaacataagaagaaaaatggtgGTTTGTAACTGGACTAGGCTTTTTGTTTTAGAGTAAAGAAGACTTAGAGAAGAATCAGGAAAATTTTCTTATTGGTGAACAGAGCGAACTTGGGAAGGAAATGGTCGTGTTGCAAAAACACCTTATGATGGCACATGTAAGTAGTGTAATATTTAAAGGTGAAAACTAAGGATTGATTTAAACGTTGAAGTAGTCTATTTGCTGTTATAAGTATAATCCTTATATAAATACTAAACGagtatattttctcctttcatttaatAGCAGCAACAAGAGGTGGCAACTGTTCGAAAGTCTCTTCAGTCTCtgttattttaatgacatttaaagAAAGGACTTGAACTAAGTAACATGGTAATTGTGGTCCAACAATTCCAGCTTAAATGATTACATCTTGTTACTTGTTGGCTTAAGTGCAAGCCCCTCTTTCTGTGGGCCTAAACAGTTATGTGAGTAACAACAATCCCAAAGTTACATGCAGGAAACGTTCAGAAATTTGGTAGCAATGGCGACTTTTTCTCCCTAACACTGTCAATTAAATTTCAGCAATAAAGATGATTTACATTGAAGTATGCTTCAGTGAATCTGTGTCAGTTCCCAAAGGTAGAAAGTACAATTATAGAAGGTTACATTGCtcttcctgaaagaaaaaataataataatgaaagaatacACCCTTCTGCATATACTCGTAAAGTTACGGAACCAATTTCAATGAATATAAGATTTGAAATACAGTCTACTCCACAAAATAACAGAATTTATTAAAGGCAACTTAAGTTTGTGTCCCAGAATAAGTGAAACTGCTAACAGTCATTAAGACAACTGAATAAGATATGTAAATATTGACTTGTGAGACATGAAGTTGTGAATATGCCacttccaacaacaacaacaaaaaaattaaaatgtcatttaattgATTTTGGTCCACTATTAAATGACACCTGCCCTTAGCAtggattaaaaagtattttatcaaCATATACATGTGCTTAGTTACCTATGGTTTAAATATTTCATGCCTATCTTTAGAGGTTAATTACCTAGAAAGTTTGGTTTTGCAAGTTTAATATCCAGTGAGTATATGGAAGGGTGATTGTATGCTCATCTAAAAACATGAAACATTAATTCTCACACCTTGTCTTTTCTGGTGCACTTTTTACATACATAACTATATGAAATTTTCAGTTGGAAATTGAAATTTCCAATTTTCGATTGGAAATGAAATCCGACTTCATAAGCACAAAGTTGTTTGTGAACTAGTTTGGAATAAATCagttaaatatattctaaattacTGAAATCCCTTTCATGAATCATtcagaacaacaacaacgaaaataTGCCTGTTTGGAGGAGAGGACTgtctttctcctgtttttctgtgggtttaatatttttcattatggcCACTAGAGCCCCCTCTtctatttgttttatggttttcc
Coding sequences:
- the LOC116583647 gene encoding synaptonemal complex protein 3-like gives rise to the protein MPPAGRKRLGRAAKAPVEAQGMAAYDFGRQERRQLSGPEVQGNNPVTDNYWGRSPPAGSFLADVGNELQNMLERFEGDTKRIFYAKRKRCMMDTRASVKSINQKIERVWKTQEEQRQKLYHEYCQQFLTLFQEWDTDVQKTKEEEEKLANIFRQQQKVLQRSRIVQSQRMQAIKELYEQFLKSKEDLEKNQENFLIGEQSELGKEMVVLQKHLMMAHQQQEVATVRKSLQSLLF